One Microbacterium marinum genomic window carries:
- a CDS encoding AAA family ATPase, whose product MSNASEAPRAHAHVTGDSAQITTVNGAIENVTAPDADGLRRAIVDRVRADAASSGTTLELHTTGDRGTHELLVDPDGELIAIYDDRTLTRAELRQHAWWVTDVEPAADEGPVDEPAADEEPAEEPVAEDEEPAAEVRSDEDEVTDMIAPRAASDPGDDDDLDEDTFTARISISRTAAVPSVPQFFLPAAAEPQTRAIDDAPEPEGAPRVTEIPADEPVVPAEPSPEPMSSPEPVSEFESQPAVAPEPEPVPVSASPMASGIGDTLPDVPTTASTAVAGAAVARPRFIDPAPEHPATVTGWRALFAKLGLPVGPSKAEIERAEREKAVSRQWAGCRAIAVANGKGGVGKTMTTAVLSAVFARHGGGNVLAWDNNDTRGTLGWRTEQGDYDTTIRDLLPQARQLLEATASVSDISRYVHHQSIDRYDVLRSNPELLAADQRITTADFDLLAQVAARYYRMVIFDSGNDESADRWLRMIDSAHQLVVPTLAAPESAESAALLLDALRKRDEHSRRLAEGAVVIVGQSEKSSAAAVQQIAAGFEGHVRAVQVIPFDDALKAGRIRYDALQPKTRDAWMQAAAAVADGL is encoded by the coding sequence ATGAGCAATGCCAGCGAAGCGCCCCGCGCGCACGCGCACGTCACCGGCGACTCCGCGCAGATCACCACCGTGAACGGTGCCATCGAGAACGTCACGGCGCCCGACGCCGACGGACTCCGTCGCGCCATCGTCGATCGGGTGCGAGCGGATGCCGCGTCCTCCGGCACGACGCTCGAGCTGCACACCACCGGCGACCGCGGCACCCACGAACTGCTCGTCGACCCGGACGGCGAGCTCATCGCGATCTACGACGACCGCACCCTCACCCGCGCCGAGCTCCGCCAGCACGCCTGGTGGGTCACCGACGTCGAGCCCGCCGCGGACGAGGGGCCCGTGGATGAGCCTGCCGCGGACGAGGAGCCTGCCGAAGAGCCCGTTGCTGAGGACGAGGAGCCCGCTGCTGAGGTGCGTTCGGACGAGGACGAGGTGACCGACATGATCGCCCCCCGCGCGGCATCCGACCCCGGCGACGACGACGATCTCGACGAGGACACCTTCACCGCGCGCATCTCCATCTCGCGCACGGCGGCGGTCCCGAGCGTGCCGCAGTTCTTCCTCCCCGCGGCGGCCGAGCCCCAGACGCGCGCCATCGACGACGCACCCGAACCAGAGGGAGCGCCCCGCGTGACCGAGATCCCCGCCGACGAACCCGTCGTGCCCGCCGAGCCGTCGCCCGAACCCATGTCCTCGCCCGAACCCGTGTCCGAGTTCGAATCCCAGCCTGCGGTGGCGCCCGAGCCCGAGCCGGTCCCCGTGTCCGCCTCCCCGATGGCGTCGGGAATCGGCGACACCCTGCCCGACGTTCCCACGACCGCGTCGACCGCGGTCGCCGGCGCCGCTGTCGCGCGCCCCCGCTTCATCGACCCCGCTCCCGAGCACCCCGCGACCGTCACCGGCTGGCGGGCGCTGTTCGCCAAGCTGGGTCTCCCCGTCGGTCCGTCCAAGGCGGAGATCGAGCGCGCCGAGCGCGAGAAGGCCGTGTCGCGGCAGTGGGCGGGATGCCGCGCCATCGCCGTCGCGAACGGCAAGGGCGGTGTCGGCAAGACCATGACGACCGCCGTGCTCTCGGCCGTGTTCGCGCGGCACGGCGGCGGCAATGTCCTCGCCTGGGACAACAACGACACCCGCGGCACCCTCGGATGGCGTACCGAGCAGGGCGACTACGACACGACGATCCGCGACCTCCTGCCGCAGGCGCGGCAGCTGCTCGAGGCGACCGCGTCGGTCTCCGACATCTCGCGCTATGTGCACCACCAGTCGATCGACCGGTACGACGTGCTGCGCTCCAACCCGGAGCTGCTCGCCGCAGACCAGCGGATCACGACGGCCGACTTCGATCTGCTGGCGCAGGTCGCCGCCCGCTACTACCGGATGGTGATCTTCGACTCCGGCAACGACGAGTCCGCCGATCGCTGGCTGCGGATGATCGACTCGGCGCACCAGCTCGTCGTGCCGACGCTCGCCGCTCCCGAGTCCGCGGAGTCTGCCGCCCTTCTCCTCGACGCGCTGCGCAAGCGCGACGAGCACTCGCGGCGTCTCGCCGAGGGCGCTGTGGTCATCGTCGGCCAGTCGGAGAAGTCGAGTGCGGCCGCCGTGCAGCAGATCGCCGCCGGCTTCGAGGGGCACGTCCGCGCCGTGCAGGTCATCCCGTTCGACGATGCGCTGAAGGCCGGGCGCATCCGCTACGACGCCCTCCAGCCGAAGACCCGCGACGCGTGGATGCAGGCGGCGGCTGCCGTCGCAGACGGACTGTGA
- a CDS encoding ArgP/LysG family DNA-binding transcriptional regulator produces the protein MELPLDQLRTLAAVVDAGTLERAASDLGITPSAVSQRIRAIEQRVGRVVLHRTKPVSATEAGQPLVRLARQLALLEHDARAALGDDVAAPRVPLAVNADSLITWFLPALTSVAAAHAVTFEIHREDQERTAQLLSAGTVMGAVTSQRNPVSGCIASPLGRMRYTAIASRAFAERWFPRGIDRTSLERAPIVDFDRHDTLQSAFARRHGARIAAPRHVISASAEFAQAVTSGLGWGMLLPGQYEDGVAAGSLVELAADTIDIPLFWQRWNLSSPLLDTVTDAVRAAARHSAALV, from the coding sequence GTGGAACTCCCCCTCGATCAGCTGCGTACTCTCGCCGCCGTCGTCGATGCCGGCACGCTCGAGCGGGCGGCATCCGATCTCGGCATCACCCCGAGCGCGGTGAGCCAGCGCATTCGCGCGATCGAGCAGCGGGTCGGGCGGGTGGTGCTCCACCGCACGAAGCCGGTCAGCGCGACGGAGGCCGGGCAGCCGCTGGTGCGCCTCGCCCGGCAGCTGGCCCTGCTCGAGCACGATGCACGTGCGGCTCTCGGCGATGACGTCGCCGCTCCTCGCGTTCCCCTCGCCGTGAACGCCGACTCGCTGATCACGTGGTTCCTTCCGGCTCTGACGTCGGTGGCCGCGGCGCACGCCGTGACGTTCGAGATCCACCGCGAGGACCAGGAGCGGACCGCGCAGCTCCTCTCCGCGGGAACGGTCATGGGCGCGGTCACCTCGCAGCGGAACCCGGTGAGCGGCTGCATCGCCTCCCCCCTCGGACGCATGCGATACACCGCGATCGCGAGTCGTGCGTTCGCGGAACGCTGGTTCCCCCGCGGCATCGACAGAACGTCGCTGGAGCGGGCGCCCATCGTCGACTTCGACCGTCACGACACCCTGCAGTCAGCCTTCGCCCGGCGCCACGGCGCGCGGATCGCGGCGCCGCGCCACGTCATCAGCGCTTCGGCCGAGTTCGCGCAGGCGGTCACGTCCGGTCTCGGCTGGGGAATGCTGCTTCCCGGCCAATACGAAGACGGCGTGGCGGCAGGCTCCCTCGTCGAGCTGGCGGCCGACACGATCGACATCCCGCTGTTCTGGCAGCGGTGGAACCTCTCCTCCCCACTCCTGGACACTGTCACGGATGCCGTGCGGGCCGCGGCCCGCCACTCGGCGGCGCTCGTGTGA
- a CDS encoding LysE/ArgO family amino acid transporter, giving the protein MTPDFAALLSGLGLCLGLIISIGAQNAIVLRQGLRREHVGIVVAVCVISDAILQTIGVAGVATLVTSQPWLEIVARWAGAAFILGFAFLSARRAWRGGGSLEAASDPAGAPSASPGTGGGAVLTEERVSTRTRPRRLTTLLTILAVTWLNPHALVETTVVLGSVAATHGDARWWFLAGGITASTLWFVVFGYGARYLAPLLRTERAWRILDGGIAAVMVVIAISLVAG; this is encoded by the coding sequence GTGACCCCCGACTTCGCTGCTCTCCTGTCGGGCCTCGGCCTGTGCCTCGGCCTCATCATCTCGATCGGTGCGCAGAACGCGATCGTTCTCCGTCAGGGGTTGCGGCGCGAGCACGTCGGAATCGTGGTGGCGGTGTGCGTCATCAGCGACGCGATCCTCCAGACCATCGGCGTCGCGGGGGTCGCGACGCTCGTGACCTCCCAGCCCTGGCTCGAGATCGTGGCGCGCTGGGCGGGCGCCGCGTTCATCCTCGGGTTCGCGTTCCTGAGTGCGCGCCGTGCCTGGCGCGGCGGCGGGTCGCTCGAGGCGGCCTCCGACCCGGCCGGTGCCCCGTCAGCGTCGCCCGGAACAGGCGGGGGCGCCGTGCTCACCGAGGAGCGGGTCTCCACACGGACGCGTCCGCGGCGGCTCACGACGCTCCTCACGATCCTCGCCGTCACGTGGCTCAACCCGCACGCGCTCGTCGAGACGACGGTCGTGCTGGGTTCGGTCGCGGCGACCCACGGTGACGCCCGGTGGTGGTTCCTCGCGGGAGGGATCACCGCGAGCACACTGTGGTTCGTCGTCTTCGGGTACGGCGCCCGCTATCTGGCGCCGCTGCTGCGGACCGAGCGCGCGTGGCGCATCCTCGACGGCGGCATCGCCGCGGTCATGGTCGTGATCGCGATCAGCCTCGTTGCGGGCTAG
- a CDS encoding histone-like nucleoid-structuring protein Lsr2: MARKIVHQLVDDLDGTVLEVGEGETVLFSLDGTAYEIDLTTDNAAALRDAFGPYIDAARSVSSRTSAPRGGSGGAGRKQKRAGQRDYAPIREWAAKNGHTVSERGRVPAAVLEAYDAAH; the protein is encoded by the coding sequence ATGGCTCGCAAAATCGTGCATCAGCTCGTCGACGACCTGGACGGCACCGTCCTCGAGGTCGGCGAGGGCGAAACCGTCCTCTTCTCGCTCGACGGCACCGCCTACGAGATCGACTTGACCACCGACAACGCCGCAGCGCTGCGCGATGCCTTCGGTCCCTACATCGACGCGGCCCGTTCGGTGTCGTCGCGCACCTCCGCTCCGCGTGGGGGCAGCGGCGGAGCGGGACGCAAGCAGAAGCGCGCCGGCCAGCGGGACTATGCGCCGATCCGCGAGTGGGCGGCCAAGAACGGGCATACCGTGTCGGAGCGCGGGCGCGTGCCCGCCGCCGTCCTCGAGGCGTACGACGCCGCGCACTGA
- a CDS encoding LuxR C-terminal-related transcriptional regulator → MESDTDTQLVSRAVTDLARQTRFPVVFGGLEHDGAVHVSAISGARTRSIEGLVVHTGRGLGGAAMVERRPRLALDYRTARTITHDYDRAILGEGISTLLAVPIVVTGRPRGIVYCGSWSPGPVGDLVSRPAFRAADMIATELRVREEVDRRLSALSPAENALPAAAQEDLRESYAELRSIAAAVADAGLRSRIAAVEQRLAAISRENVAPVVALEVSLSPRELDVLACCALGATNSEIAASLSLKEGTVKSYLQAAMAKLDASTRHAAVAKARRAGLLP, encoded by the coding sequence GTGGAAAGCGACACGGACACGCAGCTCGTCTCGCGAGCCGTGACCGACCTCGCCCGCCAGACCCGCTTCCCCGTGGTCTTCGGCGGCCTCGAGCACGACGGCGCCGTCCACGTGAGCGCCATCTCCGGCGCGCGCACCCGGAGCATCGAGGGTCTCGTCGTCCACACCGGGCGGGGTCTCGGCGGCGCCGCGATGGTGGAGCGACGCCCCCGACTCGCGCTCGACTACCGCACCGCCCGCACCATCACGCACGACTACGACCGGGCGATCCTCGGCGAGGGGATCTCGACCCTGCTCGCCGTCCCGATCGTGGTGACCGGACGCCCGCGCGGCATCGTCTACTGCGGCTCCTGGTCTCCCGGCCCGGTCGGCGACCTCGTCAGCCGTCCCGCCTTCCGCGCGGCGGACATGATCGCCACCGAGCTCCGCGTGCGCGAGGAGGTGGACCGTCGCCTGTCCGCCCTCTCCCCCGCCGAGAACGCCCTGCCCGCGGCAGCACAGGAAGACCTCCGCGAGAGCTACGCCGAGCTGCGCAGCATCGCCGCCGCCGTGGCCGACGCGGGGCTGCGCAGCCGGATCGCCGCCGTCGAACAGCGCCTCGCTGCGATATCGCGCGAGAACGTCGCGCCCGTCGTCGCGCTCGAGGTGAGCCTGTCGCCGCGCGAACTCGACGTGCTGGCGTGCTGCGCGCTCGGCGCGACGAACTCCGAGATCGCGGCATCCTTGTCGCTGAAGGAGGGGACGGTCAAGTCGTACCTGCAGGCGGCGATGGCCAAGCTCGACGCCTCGACGCGGCACGCTGCCGTCGCAAAGGCGCGCCGGGCGGGTCTTCTCCCGTAA
- a CDS encoding DUF485 domain-containing protein yields MSQSPHDGAGGSAIDYVAVEESPRFVELKRKHRSVVFPLAVLFLVWYFVYVLLSSFAPDFMAQEVWGHITIGLLLGLGQFVTTFAITMGYVSFANRKLDPISSEIRADLERQETR; encoded by the coding sequence ATGTCGCAATCACCCCACGATGGCGCCGGAGGGAGTGCCATCGATTACGTCGCGGTGGAGGAATCGCCGCGCTTCGTCGAGCTGAAACGAAAGCATCGCAGCGTCGTCTTCCCGCTCGCCGTGCTGTTCCTCGTCTGGTACTTCGTGTACGTCCTGCTGTCGTCGTTCGCGCCCGACTTCATGGCACAGGAGGTGTGGGGCCACATCACGATCGGTCTCCTCCTCGGTCTCGGCCAGTTCGTGACCACCTTCGCGATCACGATGGGCTACGTGTCGTTCGCGAACCGCAAGCTCGACCCGATCTCCTCGGAGATCCGCGCCGACCTCGAAAGGCAGGAGACCCGATGA
- a CDS encoding solute symporter family protein, producing the protein MSSILLAAAPAANADNNPVLNISIFGAFVAVTLFIVIRASRNNKTAADYYAAGRSFTGPQNGFAIAGDYLSAASFLGIVGAIAINGYDGFLYSIGFLVAWLVALLLVAELMRNTGKFTMADVLSFRLKQRPVRLAAAITTLAVCFFYLLAQMAGAGGLVSLLLGITEQVGQSIVVAVVGVLMIVYVLIGGMKGTTWVQIVKAFLLIGGAVVMTIWVLAINGFSLDTLLGAAVEASTRDPQEAILGPGLQYGANPWDFLSLAIALVLGTAGLPHVLMRFYTVPTAKEARRSVVWAIWLIGLFYLLTLVLGYGAGAIVGPETIAAAPGGVNSAAPLLAAALGGPILLGFISAVAFATILAVVAGLTITAAASFAHDIYANVVKKGNVPADGEVKVARRTVIVIGVLAIVGGIGVQGQNVAFLVALAFAVAASANLPTILFSLFWRKFTTRGAVWSMYGGLATAIILIVLSPVFWGTPTSVFKDVGTAIWPLNNPGIVSIPVGFLLGWLGSVTSRRAEDRKKAAEMEVRSLTGYGAEKAVDH; encoded by the coding sequence ATGAGCTCGATCCTCCTCGCGGCGGCGCCCGCCGCGAACGCCGACAACAACCCGGTCCTCAACATCTCGATCTTCGGTGCGTTCGTGGCCGTGACGCTGTTCATCGTCATCCGCGCCAGCCGCAACAACAAGACCGCTGCCGACTACTACGCAGCCGGCCGCTCGTTCACGGGACCGCAGAACGGATTCGCGATCGCGGGCGACTACCTCTCGGCGGCATCCTTCCTCGGCATCGTCGGGGCCATCGCCATCAACGGCTATGACGGGTTCCTCTACTCGATCGGCTTCCTCGTGGCGTGGCTGGTCGCGCTGCTGCTGGTGGCCGAGCTGATGCGCAACACGGGCAAGTTCACGATGGCCGACGTGCTGTCGTTCCGGTTGAAGCAGCGACCGGTGCGACTCGCGGCGGCGATCACCACGCTGGCGGTCTGCTTCTTCTACCTGCTGGCGCAGATGGCGGGCGCCGGCGGCCTCGTCTCGCTGCTCCTGGGCATCACCGAGCAGGTCGGACAGTCGATCGTCGTCGCGGTCGTGGGCGTGCTCATGATCGTCTACGTCCTCATCGGCGGGATGAAGGGCACCACCTGGGTGCAGATCGTGAAGGCGTTCTTGCTCATCGGCGGCGCCGTCGTCATGACCATCTGGGTGCTCGCGATCAACGGCTTCAGCCTCGACACCCTCCTGGGTGCGGCGGTCGAGGCGTCCACGCGCGACCCGCAGGAGGCGATCCTCGGACCGGGCCTGCAGTACGGCGCCAACCCTTGGGACTTCCTGTCCCTCGCGATCGCGCTCGTCCTCGGCACTGCGGGCCTCCCGCACGTGCTCATGCGCTTCTACACCGTACCCACGGCCAAGGAAGCGCGGCGCTCGGTGGTCTGGGCGATCTGGCTGATCGGTCTCTTCTACCTGCTGACCCTGGTGCTCGGCTACGGCGCCGGCGCGATCGTCGGGCCGGAGACCATCGCCGCAGCTCCCGGCGGCGTGAACTCCGCGGCACCGCTGCTCGCAGCGGCCCTGGGGGGTCCGATCCTGCTCGGGTTCATCTCTGCGGTCGCCTTCGCGACGATCCTCGCGGTGGTGGCGGGTCTCACGATCACGGCGGCGGCATCCTTCGCCCACGACATCTACGCCAACGTCGTGAAGAAGGGCAACGTCCCCGCCGACGGCGAGGTCAAGGTGGCCCGTCGCACGGTCATCGTGATCGGCGTCCTGGCGATCGTCGGCGGCATCGGCGTGCAGGGGCAGAACGTGGCGTTCCTCGTCGCGTTGGCCTTCGCCGTCGCCGCGTCGGCGAACCTTCCGACGATCCTCTTCTCGCTGTTCTGGCGGAAGTTCACCACCCGCGGCGCCGTGTGGAGCATGTACGGGGGACTCGCGACCGCGATCATCCTCATCGTGCTCTCGCCGGTGTTCTGGGGCACGCCGACCAGCGTGTTCAAGGACGTGGGAACCGCGATCTGGCCGCTCAACAACCCGGGCATCGTCTCGATCCCGGTCGGCTTCCTGCTCGGCTGGCTCGGGTCGGTGACCTCGCGTCGCGCGGAGGACCGCAAGAAGGCGGCCGAGATGGAGGTCCGTTCGCTGACCGGGTACGGCGCCGAGAAGGCGGTCGACCACTAG
- a CDS encoding methylated-DNA--[protein]-cysteine S-methyltransferase codes for MTFAAYAVHPTPIGEALLLTTADGLAALSILDGPAYAEVARLGLLLHTVPVPGTGEEADAAAQLDEYFAGTRRDFDVPLDWQLTSGFTRRALEAIVAVPYGETASYAEIAIAAGAPGANRAVGTACARTPWSIVVPAHRIIRSDGSIGEYGGHPERKRYLLELEAGADE; via the coding sequence ATGACGTTCGCAGCGTATGCCGTGCATCCGACACCGATCGGCGAGGCCCTCCTCCTCACGACAGCAGACGGCCTCGCCGCGCTGTCGATCCTCGACGGCCCGGCCTACGCCGAGGTGGCCCGGCTCGGTCTGCTGCTGCACACGGTGCCGGTGCCGGGCACGGGCGAAGAAGCGGATGCCGCAGCGCAGCTGGACGAGTACTTCGCCGGCACCCGGCGCGACTTCGACGTGCCGCTCGACTGGCAGCTGACGTCGGGGTTCACCCGCCGCGCGCTCGAGGCGATCGTCGCCGTCCCGTACGGCGAGACCGCCTCGTACGCGGAGATCGCGATCGCGGCGGGAGCGCCCGGCGCGAACCGGGCGGTGGGAACGGCGTGCGCCCGCACGCCGTGGTCGATCGTCGTCCCCGCGCACCGGATCATCCGCAGCGACGGCTCGATCGGTGAGTACGGCGGCCACCCCGAGCGCAAGCGGTACCTCCTCGAACTCGAAGCGGGGGCGGACGAGTAG
- a CDS encoding ATP-binding protein gives MRGESAEYTSEVTPADVKLSDPDVLVMHAAVPEQRRLREEAAHLGGTSTLLHYRDEGDAGIDITKAHPGSLPQFITGRPTLLSHMFRDEVALRTARLAAERITSKDVELRTARGLDTVHLAIGMASWRIGGVSCTAPVLLRPLAIRRHHNDFDLRLHASFAINPELVEAARTHFGIDLDGAALAALAYDGGVFQPQPVIDHLRALTSHIPTFTVLPRLVVSTFADVASDMERDAAHLDHPVLNALAGHPADRERLSFVRPQPQAVSSDDRPPASDRLLLDADAEQEAVLARITEGQSLAVHTLPGTGGTQTVINTVGELVRGGKRVLVVSARRSTLDGVRHRLAGIGLPGLAVSPTRLHRDLIRAIARNEKAESPKVAEVDDALVRLRTVLRDYRSALTQRHASVGVSPLEALRQLTEIGSHDPQPSATTRFDLPTVQKLATRRAEAARTLADAARLGEFRFGPDDSPWYGVAFSTTDQARAAHALAGRLHRTEVPGILERGYELIGQTRMRPFTTIAEMGAYIHLLQGIRASLDRFSLTVFERPLNDLIAAHSTRRESSTMSSANRRRLRRLSKEYVRPGMHVTDMHEALVKVQNQRLQWQRLVDAGVTPEVPIGLDDVAAAWQRANADLGELDVALGRTEPLASLPIPHLLRTLAGLAATSDVFDNLVERASLRSELAQLGLEPLLTELSVRHVPEADVAVEFEYAWWRSALEAMLRSDRALLGANTPVLDRLERDFRLVDEAHAGSSGPLLAAELAKRWRIAIVDEPREASALKSALRAGTASADELVASAPTLLRVLAPVWLASPYEVPHVPDHPDFDVVVIADAAALCLAEAAPALRRARQVVVFGDPVTQKPTPFRVWSGRGEDLEEPEVAFDETSVFERLSELLPVETLTRSYRAGGEDLAELVNDAFYDGRIASLPWAGSYLGRGSLSVDYVEGGTGTPDPETGAVESPDAEVARVVTLVVEHAINRPAESLMVVTASTRHAERIRAAVAAAFAGRADVADFVGRETAEPFAVLGLEESVAESRDRVIFSLGFGLTKHGRVLSDFGDLSTPDGERLLTVGMTRARRSMVIVSSIRPSAFDEGRLAHGAATLMSILGSVAARGRDARLEDLADPLTLTLAQHLRSLAISVDVHYRGGQLPLVAQYKGKAIVVDCDPESRHETLREALRRRPQILRRLGWHYIRVHPFEIFNDPAKVAQRVAAVLGVQPETPTAHGSTQPIDVD, from the coding sequence GTGCGCGGCGAGAGTGCCGAGTACACGTCCGAGGTGACCCCGGCGGACGTGAAACTGTCCGACCCTGACGTCCTCGTCATGCACGCCGCGGTCCCCGAGCAGCGGCGGCTCCGCGAAGAGGCCGCGCACCTCGGCGGCACCTCGACCCTCCTGCACTACCGCGACGAGGGCGATGCCGGCATCGACATCACCAAGGCCCACCCCGGCAGCCTCCCGCAGTTCATCACCGGGCGACCGACCCTCCTCTCGCACATGTTCCGCGACGAGGTGGCGCTGCGCACGGCGCGGCTGGCAGCGGAACGGATCACCTCGAAGGACGTCGAACTGCGCACCGCGCGCGGTCTCGACACCGTGCACCTCGCCATCGGCATGGCGTCGTGGCGCATCGGCGGCGTCTCCTGCACCGCACCGGTCCTGCTGCGCCCGCTCGCCATCCGCCGGCACCACAACGATTTCGACCTGCGCCTGCACGCATCGTTCGCGATCAACCCCGAACTGGTCGAAGCCGCACGCACGCACTTCGGCATCGACCTCGACGGCGCCGCGCTCGCCGCCCTCGCCTACGACGGCGGCGTCTTCCAGCCGCAGCCGGTCATCGACCACCTCCGCGCGCTCACCTCGCACATCCCGACGTTCACCGTGCTCCCGCGTCTGGTCGTCTCGACCTTCGCCGACGTCGCCTCCGACATGGAGCGGGATGCCGCGCACCTCGACCACCCCGTCCTCAACGCGCTCGCCGGGCATCCGGCCGACCGCGAGCGGCTGTCGTTCGTGCGTCCGCAGCCTCAGGCCGTCAGTTCGGACGACCGACCGCCGGCATCCGATCGTCTTCTCCTCGACGCGGACGCCGAGCAGGAAGCCGTGCTCGCCCGCATCACCGAGGGTCAATCGCTCGCCGTGCACACGCTGCCGGGCACCGGCGGAACGCAGACCGTCATCAACACCGTCGGCGAGCTCGTCCGCGGCGGCAAGCGCGTGCTCGTCGTCAGTGCACGCCGGTCGACCCTCGACGGTGTCCGTCACCGCCTCGCGGGGATCGGCCTCCCGGGGCTCGCCGTCTCGCCCACACGCCTGCACCGCGACCTCATCCGCGCCATCGCCCGCAACGAGAAGGCCGAATCGCCGAAGGTCGCGGAGGTCGACGACGCGCTCGTGCGCCTGCGCACCGTGCTGCGCGACTACCGCTCGGCGCTCACGCAGCGTCACGCGTCGGTCGGCGTCTCGCCGCTGGAGGCGCTGCGTCAACTGACCGAGATCGGTTCGCACGACCCGCAGCCGTCCGCCACGACGCGGTTCGACCTGCCGACCGTCCAGAAGCTCGCCACCCGCCGGGCAGAAGCGGCGCGCACCCTCGCCGACGCCGCACGACTGGGGGAGTTCCGGTTCGGCCCCGACGACTCGCCCTGGTACGGCGTCGCCTTCTCGACCACCGACCAGGCGCGCGCCGCGCACGCCCTGGCGGGCCGGCTCCACCGCACCGAGGTTCCCGGCATCCTCGAACGCGGCTACGAGCTCATCGGTCAGACCCGGATGCGGCCGTTCACGACGATCGCCGAGATGGGTGCGTACATCCATCTCCTGCAGGGCATTCGTGCCTCGCTCGACCGGTTCAGCCTCACCGTCTTCGAGCGGCCCCTGAACGACCTCATCGCCGCGCACTCCACGCGCCGCGAGTCCAGCACGATGTCGAGCGCCAACCGCCGTCGCCTGCGCCGGCTGTCGAAGGAGTACGTGCGCCCCGGGATGCACGTCACCGACATGCACGAGGCGCTCGTCAAGGTGCAGAATCAGCGCCTGCAGTGGCAGCGCCTCGTCGACGCGGGTGTCACGCCCGAGGTGCCCATCGGGCTCGACGACGTGGCCGCAGCCTGGCAGCGCGCGAACGCCGACCTGGGGGAGCTCGACGTCGCCCTGGGGCGCACGGAGCCGCTCGCGAGCCTGCCGATCCCGCACCTGCTGCGCACGCTCGCGGGCTTGGCAGCAACCTCCGACGTCTTCGACAACCTCGTCGAGCGGGCGTCGCTGCGCAGCGAACTCGCCCAGCTCGGGCTCGAGCCCCTGCTCACCGAGCTGTCGGTGCGTCACGTTCCCGAGGCCGACGTCGCGGTCGAGTTCGAGTACGCGTGGTGGCGCTCGGCGCTCGAGGCGATGCTCCGATCCGACCGGGCCCTGCTCGGCGCCAACACGCCTGTGCTCGACCGTCTCGAGCGCGATTTCCGCCTGGTCGACGAGGCGCACGCCGGCTCGTCGGGTCCGCTCCTCGCGGCCGAACTCGCGAAGCGGTGGCGCATCGCCATCGTCGATGAGCCGCGCGAGGCCTCGGCGTTGAAGTCCGCACTGCGTGCCGGCACTGCGTCGGCCGACGAGCTCGTGGCATCCGCCCCCACCCTTCTCCGTGTGCTCGCTCCGGTCTGGCTCGCCTCGCCGTACGAAGTGCCGCACGTGCCCGATCACCCCGACTTCGACGTCGTCGTCATCGCGGATGCCGCGGCGCTGTGCCTGGCCGAAGCGGCACCCGCGCTCCGCCGGGCCCGACAAGTGGTCGTCTTCGGAGACCCGGTCACCCAGAAGCCGACGCCGTTCCGGGTGTGGTCGGGACGCGGCGAAGACCTGGAGGAGCCGGAGGTCGCGTTCGACGAGACGAGCGTCTTCGAGCGACTGTCGGAGCTGCTGCCGGTAGAGACGCTCACCCGCAGCTACCGCGCCGGCGGCGAGGACCTCGCCGAACTGGTCAACGACGCCTTCTACGACGGCCGCATCGCCTCCCTGCCGTGGGCGGGCTCGTACCTCGGGCGCGGCAGTCTGAGCGTCGACTACGTCGAGGGCGGCACCGGCACCCCCGACCCCGAGACCGGCGCCGTCGAGAGCCCCGACGCCGAAGTCGCCCGTGTGGTCACGCTCGTCGTGGAGCACGCCATCAACCGGCCCGCGGAATCGCTCATGGTCGTCACGGCCTCCACGCGCCACGCAGAGCGCATCCGGGCCGCCGTGGCCGCCGCGTTCGCCGGCCGGGCGGATGTCGCCGACTTCGTGGGTCGCGAGACGGCGGAGCCCTTCGCCGTCCTCGGGCTGGAGGAGTCCGTCGCCGAGAGCCGCGACCGCGTCATCTTCTCGCTCGGCTTCGGACTCACCAAGCACGGCCGGGTCCTCAGCGACTTCGGCGACCTGTCCACTCCCGACGGCGAGCGGCTCCTGACCGTCGGCATGACCCGCGCGCGGCGCTCGATGGTCATCGTCTCCTCGATCCGACCGTCGGCCTTCGACGAGGGTCGACTGGCGCACGGCGCCGCGACCCTGATGTCGATCCTCGGCAGCGTCGCCGCGCGAGGCCGCGACGCCCGGCTCGAGGACCTCGCCGACCCGCTCACTCTCACGCTGGCGCAGCACCTGCGGAGCCTCGCGATCTCGGTCGACGTGCACTACCGCGGCGGACAGCTCCCTCTCGTCGCCCAGTACAAGGGCAAGGCCATCGTGGTCGACTGCGACCCGGAGAGCCGGCACGAGACGCTCCGGGAGGCGCTGCGTCGGCGTCCACAGATCCTTCGCCGGCTCGGCTGGCACTACATCCGCGTGCACCCGTTCGAGATCTTCAACGACCCGGCGAAGGTGGCGCAGCGCGTCGCCGCCGTCCTCGGCGTCCAGCCCGAGACGCCCACGGCGCACGGGTCGACGCAGCCGATCGATGTCGACTGA